From a region of the Archocentrus centrarchus isolate MPI-CPG fArcCen1 chromosome 18, fArcCen1, whole genome shotgun sequence genome:
- the LOC115797389 gene encoding GTPase IMAP family member 1-like — protein sequence MDASPTCRIVLLGKTGAGKSSLGNTLLGGNMFQMSHSPLSETSICQAESKLINRRLITLIDTPGFFDTSRSEEDVTSNILQCIVECAPGPHAFILVLKVEKFTDHEKAVIQNIFQYFSEEVLKYATILFTHGDQLPERMKIEEFVSQSECLVELVQKCGGRCHVIDNKYWKNKPKNEYRSNKFQVEKLLKTIDNIVTTNKGGYYTNELLQAVEAEIQNEEERIRQASGTVSPEARKKAKTVVLKHCVAKFARIAGKGLLIAAMLGGSEIAGPVLLAVKGVSAIKQAVGKRRRETVGTATGKAITHAASTPKEGAPTKEAAAEKRATRARTAADVFSKLANFFRTTNADTKEEDVSPSITDEAATLEEEEEEEEEDETEELLEGESTEETETTDALSTTETEVAAGDEEGETSEEAAEGEAVDGAVPAEGEGTAALTTAVEEEIDGALLLAAEEAAAEAAGGADSIAAAVEGVAEMSVEGVEMEAVEGAAEVVAEAMEGAAQVMDVVAKVAESCCIQ from the coding sequence catcACCAACATGCAGGATTGTCCTCCTCGGGAAAACCGGAGCTGGAAAAAGCAGCCTTGGAAACACTTTACTTGGAGGAAACATGTTCCAGATGAGCCATTCGCCTCTctcagagacgagcatctgccaAGCAGAGTCAAAACTCATTAACAGAAGACTCATAACCCTGATTGACACGCCAGGCTTCTTTGACACGAGCAGATCAGAAGAGGACGTGACGTCCAACATACTTCAGTGCATTGTAGAGTGCGCTCCTGGGCCTCATGCCTTTATCCTCGTGCTTAAAGTGGAGAAATTCACAGATCATGAAAAGGCCGTCATCCAAAACATATTCCAGTATTTCTCTGAGGAGGTTTTAAAATATGCCACAATTCTCTTCACTCACGGTGACCAGTTGCCAGAGAGAATGAAGATTGAAGAGTTTGTCAGTCAGAGTGAATGTCTGGTTGAACTTGTTCAGAAGTGTGGGGGCCGTTGCCACGTGATAGATAACAAATACTGGAAAAATAAGCCAAAGAATGAATACAGGAGCAACAAGTTCCAGGTGGAAAAGCTGCTCAAAACCATTGACAACATAGTGACGACAAACAAAGGGGGTTATTACACTAATGAGTTACTACAAGCAGTGGAGGCAGAAATACAGAATGAGGAAGAGCGCATCAGACAAGCATCAGGAACTGTGTCTCCAGAAGCCAGAAAGAAAGCTAAAACCGTCGTCCTTAAACATTGTGTGGCCAAATTTGCACGCATTGCAGGTAAAGGGCTGCTGATTGCAGCTATGCTTGGTGGATCTGAGATTGCTGGACCTGTACTTCTTGCTGTGAAAGGAGTCAGTGCAATCAAACAGGCAGtaggaaagaggagaagagaaactGTGGGGACAGCAACTGGAAAAGCAATAACACATGCAGCATCCACACCAAAGGAAGGAGCACCgacaaaagaagcagcagcagaaaaaagagcaacaagggcgagaacagcagctgatgtctTCTCAAAACTGGCAAATTTTTTTAGGACAACAAATGCAGACACGAAAGAAGAGGATGTGAGCCCATCAATAACAGATGAAGCAGCTACattggaagaagaagaagaagaagaagaagaagatgaaacaGAGGAACTACTTGAAGGGGAATcaacagaagaaactgaaactaCTGATGCTTTATCAACTACAGAAACAGAAGTGGCAGCAGGAGACGAGGAAGGAGAAACAtcagaagaagcagcagaaggaGAAGCAGTTGATGGAGCAGTACCAGCAGAAGGAGAAGGAACAGCTGCGTTGACAACAGCAGTTGAAGAAGAAATAGACGGGGCGCTGCTGTTAGCAGCAGAGGAGGCAGCCGctgaagcagcaggaggagctgatTCAATAGCAGCAGCAGTCGAGGGCGTGGCAGAAATGTCAGTTGAAGGAGTGGAAATGGAAGCAGTAGAAGGAGCAGCTGAAGTCGTTGCAGAGGCAATGGAGGGAGCAGCACAAGTGATGGATGTAGTTGCTAAAGTAGCTGAAAGTTGTTGCATACAATGA